In a single window of the Thunnus maccoyii chromosome 7, fThuMac1.1, whole genome shotgun sequence genome:
- the si:ch211-129c21.1 gene encoding semaphorin-4E, producing MSLLSALSIVCGLMLHVSFSALNTHYCIPRKTVPYQNELKLFREEGIFNYSTMLMRDDLGLLLLGAREAIYALDIDNISVRKAAVYWRVTEEKQRECTYKGKHAEVECRNYIRTLHKVNDTTMYVCGTNAFSPICDYMTFANGQLRLEGKQEEGKGKCPFDPFQRYSSLMVGNDLYSATSINFLGSEPVILRSSNLALRTEFKSSWLSEPNFVYMDFVGESFLSPDGDDDKVYLFFSENAMEYDFYSKVAVSRVARVCKGDMGGQRTLQRKWTSFLKARLDCSLPDPSLPPIVQDVFLLKHEDWRKSVFYAVFTPQSSLSQVSAVCAYSVSAIRDSFNEGKFKTPVAVETSHVKWVMYTGEVPVPRPGACINNVARKMGMNRSLDLPDKTLQFIRDRPLMDEAVRPLTGGPLLVKRGALLTRIVVDSVLALDGQRYAVMFIGTENGYVQKAVNYGGDMFIIEEIQLYENPEPINILRLSSSKGQLFAGSEFGAIQMPVSNCSHYDTCVDCILARDPYCAWDFSTEQCSSVYSLSSSSNTAIQSLKEGDVSHCPQPDPGTAVDFILVPENNIRLPCQLHSNLAQVVWRFSDQTLHSNHKYYIYSGGLLILNASESDAGLYTCDSVEQINGRTYNRTAAVYRLQLYSGPTVGDSTTPGSEVKNSSDSVHTLNTAAPGEGPDPGSEDPPSPENQSDTSRLTGLEVAVALLSLICLLLMGVVFWIWSRGHSECFKFRQSSSESAGKRQSAEYMHIQNRTSEIKLLGPESGRPCSANNNHSAVDFKGNGEHHFTPMANISSLDGLGYINDESEI from the exons ACGAGCTGAAGTTGTTCAGAGAAGAGGGGATCTTCAACTACTCCACTATGCTGATGAGAGATGACCTgggtctgctgctgctgggcgCCAGAGAGGCCATCTATGCTCTGGATATCGACAACATCTCTGTCAGAAAGGCTGCG GTGTATTGGCGAGTTACCGAGGAGAAGCAAAGGGAGTGCACATACAAGGGAAAACATGCTGAG GTGGAATGCCGTAACTACATTCGAACCCTACACAAAGTGAATGATACtactatgtatgtgtgtggcacAAATGCTTTCAGCCCCATCTGTGATTATATG ACGTTTGCTAATGGACAGCTGAGGCTAGAGGGAAAGCAGGAGGAGGGAAAGGGGAAGTGTCCTTTTGATCCCTTCCAGAGATACTCCTCCCTCATGGTTG GAAATGACCTGTACTCTGCTACATCCATCAACTTCTTGGGTTCTGAGCCTGTGATTCTGCGCAGTTCAAACTTGGCTCTCCGCACCGAGTTTAAGAGCTCCTGGCTCAGTG AGCCAAACTTTGTCTACATGGACTTTGTGGGTGAGAGTTTTCTCAGTcctgatggtgatgatgataaagTATACTTGTTCTTCAGTGAGAATGCAATGGAGTACGACTTCTACAGCAAGGTTGCAGTGTCACGAGTGGCCCGTGTCTGTAAG gGGGATATGGGTGGCCAGCGGACGCTACAGAGGAAATGGACGTCGTTCCTAAAAGCTCGTCTGGATTGTTCCCTCCCTGATCCCAGCCTGCCCCCCATTGTACAGGATGTCTTCCTGCTGAAGCATGAGGACTGGAGGAAGAGTGTCTTCTACGCTGTCTTCACTCCTCAGTC GAGCTTGTCCCAGGTATCTGCAGTGTGTGCATACAGTGTGTCTGCCATTAGAGACAGCTTCAATGAGGGAAAGTTTAAGACACCTGTTGCCGTGGAGACATCCCATGTCAAGTGGGTGATGTACACAGGAGAGGTGCCAGTCCCCAGACCAGGAGCA TGCATCAACAATGTGGCTCGTAAAATGGGGATGAATCGTTCTCTGGACCTTCCTGACAAAACCCTCCAGTTCATCAGGGACCGTCCCCTCATGGACGAGGCTGTTCGTCCTCTGACAGGGGGCCCGCTGCTGGTCAAGAGGGGAGCCTTGCTGACTCGGATTGTAGTGGACAGCGTGCTGGCGCTGGACGGACAGAGATATGCCGTCATGTTCATTGGCACCG AAAACGGTTATGTTCAGAAGGCCGTTAACTATGGTGGAGATATGTTCATCATCGAGGAGATTCAACTGTACGAAAACCCTGAACCCATCAACATCCTGCGCCTCTCATCCAGCAAG GGCCAGCTGTTTGCGGGTTCAGAGTTTGGTGCTATCCAGATGCCAGTCAGTAACTGTAGCCACTATGACACTTGTGTGGACTGTATCCTGGCCAGGGATCCTTACTGTGCATGGGACTTCTCCACTGAGCAGTGCTCCTCCGTCTACAGCTTATCCTCCTCCTCAAATACAGCAATACAGAGTCTGAAGGAGGGAGATGTCTCACACTGTCCTCAACCAG atcCAGGAACAGCTGTTGACTTTATCCTGGTTCCAGAGAACAACATCCGGCTGCCTTGCCAGCTCCACTCCAACTTGGCACAGGTCGTGTGGAGGTTTTCTGACCAAACACTTCACTCCAACCACAAATACTACATCTATAGCGGGGGCCTCCTCATCCTGAATGCCTCTGAATCAGACGCTGGTCTGTACACCTGTGACTCAGTAGAGCAGATAAATGGCAGGACATACAACCGGACTGCAGCGGTTTATCGTTTACAGCTCTACTCCGGCCCAACAGTGGGGGACAGCACTACTCCTGGCAGTGAGGTGAAAAATTCCTCAGACTCTGTTCACACTCTGAATACAGCTGCACCGGGGGAGGGGCCAGATCCGGGCAGCGAGGACCCGCCGTCCCCAGAGAATCAAAGCGACACTAGCAGGTTAACTGGTTTAGAGGTGGCTGTGGCCCTGCTGTCGCTGATTTGTCTCTTGTTGATGGGGGTCGTATTTTGGATCTGGAGTCGAGGACATTCGGAATGCTTCAAGTTTAGGCAGAGCTCCAGCGAGAGCGCGGGGAAACGGCAGTCAGCCGAGTATATGCACATCCAGAACAGAACTTCAGAGATAAAGCTCCTGGGGCCTGAGTCTGGGAGACCTTGTAGTGCCAATAATAATCACTCTGCTGTTGACTTCAAAGGGAACGGGGAGCACCACTTCACACCCATGGCCAACATTTCAAGTCTGGACGGTCTGGGATACATAAATGATGAGTCAGAGATTTGA